A single Atribacteraceae bacterium DNA region contains:
- a CDS encoding HAD-IIA family hydrolase, which produces MNIEAIRVFLLDMDGTIYLGNKLLPGAIEFFDTLHRQGKKYYFLTNNSSSNAASYARKLLNLGLSGINPDQVITSGQCAAWHLRHIKRYSRVFLMGTRELELEFLRFGFVLVQDQPDCVVLGYDKTLTWPKLEQASTLIRQGCPFYATHPDLNCPTESGLVIDIGSLIKAIEASTGVRPQIFGKPFPEMVNYALERSGSTREQTAILGDRLYTDIAMGKQSGILSMLVLTGESRKSDITASSWKPDLVFPSLKEINEALQG; this is translated from the coding sequence ATGAACATCGAAGCGATCCGGGTTTTTCTTTTGGACATGGACGGTACCATCTACTTAGGCAACAAACTACTGCCCGGAGCGATTGAGTTTTTCGATACCCTTCACCGTCAGGGTAAAAAGTATTATTTCCTGACCAACAATTCATCTTCCAATGCCGCTTCTTATGCCCGAAAACTTCTTAATCTTGGTTTGAGCGGAATCAATCCCGATCAAGTCATCACCTCGGGGCAATGTGCCGCCTGGCATCTACGGCACATTAAAAGGTACAGCCGCGTGTTTCTCATGGGGACCCGCGAACTTGAACTTGAATTCCTTCGATTCGGTTTCGTTCTGGTGCAAGATCAACCAGATTGTGTTGTCCTCGGTTACGATAAAACACTCACCTGGCCAAAACTCGAACAGGCCAGCACCCTGATCCGACAAGGTTGTCCTTTTTATGCAACCCATCCGGACCTCAACTGTCCTACGGAAAGCGGCTTGGTCATCGACATCGGTTCCCTGATCAAGGCAATCGAAGCCTCAACCGGGGTTCGGCCTCAGATCTTCGGTAAACCATTTCCGGAAATGGTTAACTATGCCCTTGAGCGTTCCGGCTCGACGAGGGAACAGACCGCGATTCTTGGTGATCGTTTGTACACCGATATCGCCATGGGAAAACAGTCGGGTATCCTGTCCATGCTGGTGCTCACCGGAGAATCGCGTAAGTCCGACATAACC